A single region of the Streptomyces vilmorinianum genome encodes:
- a CDS encoding SCO6880 family protein gives MTTQSQPVTPRRTYLIGRARPNAIVGKNRESGEIALIIAGAFLGMMSGLLVPVLTLRIVLLTGFPMLALAAVYVPYKHRTFYKWFEINRSYKRMLRRGTAYRSTAVEAGTRLDGREVEVGPPPGIGRISWLSAPFGPDEIAVLLHADRRTVTAAIEIEGPGVGLRDSEDQEALVDRFGTLLKHVANGDGFVTRIQMLARTLPADPDAHAKDVGQRGDPNAPAWLQDSYEQLQSMVSTSSEQHRAYLVACMHYTRELAAEANAMARAARHTSGARKLDRDGGLAVVMARELTDICARLAEADIRVRQPLGQSRLASLVHSMYDPDHPIDHIQAMTKRNAWPAELDAMEPTYLQAKTRESSTRAPWCHSTAWVKEWPMTPVGVNFLAPLLVHTPDVIRTVAVTMDLEPTEVAIERMLTEKTNDEAEASRQAKMNRTVDPRDIAAHGRLDQRGEDLASGAAGVNLVGYITVSSRSPEALARDKRTIRASAGKSYLKLEWCDREHHRAFVNTLPFATGIRR, from the coding sequence TTGACGACCCAGTCCCAGCCGGTCACGCCCCGCCGTACGTATCTCATCGGCCGTGCCCGGCCGAACGCGATCGTCGGCAAGAACCGCGAGTCCGGCGAGATCGCCCTGATCATCGCCGGCGCGTTCCTCGGCATGATGAGCGGACTCCTCGTCCCCGTCCTCACCCTGCGGATCGTGCTGCTCACCGGCTTCCCGATGCTCGCGCTCGCTGCCGTGTACGTCCCGTACAAGCACCGCACCTTCTACAAATGGTTCGAAATCAACCGTAGTTACAAGAGGATGCTCCGCCGCGGCACCGCCTACCGCTCCACCGCCGTCGAGGCCGGCACCCGCCTCGACGGTCGCGAGGTCGAGGTCGGCCCGCCGCCCGGCATCGGCCGGATCAGCTGGCTCTCCGCGCCCTTCGGCCCCGACGAGATCGCCGTGCTCCTGCACGCCGACCGGCGCACGGTCACCGCCGCCATCGAGATCGAGGGCCCCGGCGTCGGCCTGCGCGACAGCGAGGACCAGGAAGCGCTGGTGGACCGTTTCGGCACGCTCCTGAAGCATGTCGCCAACGGGGACGGCTTCGTCACCCGCATCCAGATGCTCGCCCGCACCCTCCCCGCCGACCCCGACGCACACGCCAAGGACGTCGGCCAGCGCGGCGACCCGAACGCCCCGGCCTGGCTCCAGGACTCGTACGAGCAGCTCCAGTCGATGGTCTCCACCTCCAGCGAGCAGCACCGCGCCTACCTCGTGGCGTGCATGCACTACACCCGCGAACTCGCCGCCGAGGCCAACGCGATGGCCCGCGCCGCCCGCCACACCTCCGGCGCCCGCAAGCTCGACCGCGACGGCGGCCTCGCCGTCGTCATGGCCCGCGAGCTCACCGACATCTGCGCCCGTCTCGCCGAGGCCGACATCCGCGTACGCCAGCCCCTCGGCCAGTCCCGGCTCGCCTCCCTCGTGCACTCCATGTACGACCCGGACCACCCCATCGACCACATCCAGGCCATGACGAAACGAAACGCTTGGCCCGCCGAACTCGACGCGATGGAACCCACCTACCTCCAGGCCAAGACCCGCGAATCCTCCACCCGGGCGCCCTGGTGCCACTCCACGGCCTGGGTGAAGGAGTGGCCGATGACCCCCGTCGGCGTCAACTTCCTCGCCCCGCTCCTCGTCCACACCCCGGACGTGATCCGCACGGTCGCCGTGACCATGGACCTCGAACCCACCGAGGTCGCCATCGAGCGCATGCTCACCGAGAAGACCAACGACGAGGCCGAGGCCTCCCGCCAGGCCAAGATGAACCGCACCGTCGACCCGCGCGACATCGCCGCGCACGGCCGGCTCGACCAGCGGGGTGAAGATCTCGCCAGCGGCGCGGCCGGCGTCAACCTCGTCGGGTACATCACTGTGTCGTCGCGCTCGCCCGAGGCCCTGGCCAGGGACAAGCGCACGATCAGGGCCTCCGCCGGAAAGTCGTATCTGAAGCTGGAGTGGTGCGACCGCGAGCACCACCGGGCCTTTGTGAACACCTTGCCGTTCGCGACCGGCATCCGCCGCTAG
- a CDS encoding ATP-binding protein, translating to MRDPLSAVTEAFTSFLFGKVETTRLPVRTSTGQAQAVYLPTAAPGLGDSGVIIGREVYSGKGYIYDPFQLYGQQLPAPHWLVLGESGNGKSALEKTYVLRQLRFRDRQVVVLDAQGEDGVGEWNLIAQELGITPIRLDPMVAVDAGIRLNPLDPSITTTGQLALLRTIIEVAMGHGLDERSGFALKVAHAYVNEHITDRQPILTDIVEQLRHPKAESAEAMNVDIDDVRAWGLDVALVLDRLVDGDLRGMFDGPTTVGIDLDAPLIVFDLSHIDRNSIAMPILMAIVGVWLEHTWIRPDRKKRIFLVEEAWHIINSPFVAQLFQRLLKFGRRLGLSFVAVVHHLSDVVDGAAAREAAAILKMASTRTIYAQKADEARATGRVLGLPRWAVEIIPTLTPGIAVWDVNGNVQVVKHLITERERPLVYTDRAMTESSAVDPELEWEAEQRASLIEQQLNDPSQSTVA from the coding sequence ATGCGAGATCCGCTGTCCGCCGTCACCGAGGCCTTCACCTCCTTCCTCTTCGGAAAGGTCGAGACGACCCGCCTGCCCGTCCGCACCTCCACCGGCCAGGCCCAGGCCGTCTACCTGCCGACGGCCGCGCCCGGCCTCGGCGACTCCGGCGTGATCATCGGCCGCGAGGTCTACAGCGGCAAGGGCTACATCTACGACCCGTTCCAGCTGTACGGCCAGCAGCTCCCGGCCCCCCACTGGCTGGTGCTCGGCGAGTCCGGCAACGGCAAGTCCGCGCTGGAGAAGACGTACGTCCTGCGGCAGTTGAGGTTCCGCGACCGCCAGGTCGTCGTCCTCGACGCCCAGGGTGAGGACGGCGTCGGCGAGTGGAACCTCATCGCCCAGGAGCTGGGGATAACTCCCATCCGCCTCGACCCGATGGTCGCCGTCGACGCCGGCATCCGGCTCAACCCCCTCGACCCGTCGATCACCACGACCGGGCAGCTCGCCCTGCTCCGTACGATCATCGAGGTCGCCATGGGGCACGGCCTCGACGAGCGCTCCGGCTTCGCGCTCAAGGTCGCCCACGCCTACGTCAACGAGCACATCACCGACCGCCAGCCGATCCTCACCGACATCGTCGAGCAACTGCGCCACCCGAAGGCGGAATCGGCCGAGGCCATGAACGTCGACATAGACGACGTACGCGCCTGGGGCCTGGACGTCGCCCTCGTCCTGGACCGGCTGGTCGACGGCGACCTGCGCGGCATGTTCGACGGCCCGACCACGGTCGGCATCGACCTCGACGCGCCGCTCATCGTCTTCGACCTGTCCCACATCGACCGGAACTCCATCGCCATGCCGATCCTCATGGCGATCGTCGGCGTGTGGCTGGAGCACACCTGGATCCGCCCCGACCGGAAGAAGCGCATCTTCCTGGTCGAGGAGGCCTGGCACATCATCAACAGCCCGTTCGTGGCCCAGCTGTTCCAGCGGCTGCTCAAGTTCGGGCGCCGCCTCGGCCTGTCCTTCGTGGCCGTCGTCCACCACCTGTCGGACGTCGTCGACGGGGCTGCGGCGCGGGAGGCCGCGGCCATCCTCAAGATGGCCTCCACACGCACCATTTATGCCCAGAAAGCCGACGAGGCCCGGGCCACCGGGCGCGTGCTCGGCCTGCCACGGTGGGCGGTCGAGATCATCCCGACCCTCACCCCCGGCATCGCCGTCTGGGACGTCAACGGCAACGTACAGGTGGTCAAACACCTCATCACCGAGAGGGAACGCCCGCTCGTCTACACCGACCGCGCCATGACGGAGTCGTCGGCCGTCGACCCGGAGCTGGAGTGGGAGGCGGAGCAGCGGGCCTCTCTCATCGAGCAGCAGCTGAACGACCCCTCCCAGTCGACGGTGGCATGA
- a CDS encoding type VI secretion protein, whose amino-acid sequence MSKDQRQGGIPDGLVVGLVGFMLGLTLLVWTATGLAALLSKGAWPAGVTFTRTPMAVRSLIGRPQDLPGAWPDTPAGELSGYGLFWGLLIGELMVLVVLTVFVVGTLARWRAVRASRRVGSYGTEQGAGHATGPRSYAPDAAAQPPAPRKPEDHQGEAPYPLEAGPSGAASTPTPAPAPAPAPAPAPAPAPTAPTVVYGTPATRRPAALQAVHDAEGPVLVVTSDPTVWAETKDARGKLGPVLVYDPGHLCDTPARLHWSPSDNCEDPATAQERAVALLAPVRPPSRLDAAVADTAETLLRCWLHAAALDGRPFKQVHRWAQGTGAHEPVRILRTHPKAAAGHAGLLESALTAHPERREIAQELTARALSSLSSIHIRDACTPNRTDSLTLESFVAEGGTLYVVGEPIEDPRTRPGAMPLLTALTASVVEHGRRMAARSSDGRLDPPMTLVLDDVAAVAPLPRLPELLAGGQDQGLPTLVLLRSREQARARWPEPLTPA is encoded by the coding sequence ATGTCGAAGGACCAACGGCAAGGGGGGATTCCGGACGGGCTGGTGGTGGGCCTCGTCGGCTTCATGCTCGGCCTGACCCTGCTGGTGTGGACGGCGACCGGCCTGGCCGCCCTGCTCTCGAAGGGCGCCTGGCCGGCCGGGGTCACCTTCACCAGGACCCCGATGGCCGTCCGCTCCCTGATCGGCCGGCCTCAGGACCTGCCGGGCGCCTGGCCGGACACCCCGGCGGGCGAACTGTCGGGGTACGGGCTGTTCTGGGGCCTGCTCATCGGCGAGCTGATGGTGCTGGTGGTTCTCACGGTGTTCGTGGTGGGGACGCTGGCGCGCTGGAGAGCGGTACGGGCGAGTCGGCGGGTCGGCTCGTACGGTACGGAGCAGGGCGCGGGCCACGCCACCGGTCCCCGCTCGTACGCGCCGGACGCCGCGGCCCAGCCGCCCGCGCCCCGGAAGCCGGAGGACCACCAGGGCGAGGCCCCCTACCCACTCGAGGCGGGACCCTCGGGCGCGGCCTCGACCCCGACCCCAGCTCCCGCCCCCGCCCCCGCGCCCGCGCCCGCCCCTGCTCCCGCGCCCACCGCCCCCACCGTCGTCTACGGCACCCCCGCCACCCGCCGCCCCGCCGCGCTCCAGGCCGTCCACGACGCCGAGGGCCCCGTCCTCGTCGTCACCTCCGACCCCACCGTCTGGGCCGAGACCAAGGACGCCCGCGGCAAGCTCGGCCCCGTCCTCGTCTACGACCCCGGGCACCTCTGCGACACCCCCGCCCGCCTCCACTGGTCCCCGTCCGACAACTGCGAGGACCCGGCCACGGCGCAGGAACGGGCGGTCGCGCTACTCGCCCCCGTACGCCCCCCGAGCCGGCTCGACGCCGCCGTCGCCGACACCGCCGAAACGCTCCTGCGCTGCTGGCTGCACGCCGCCGCCCTCGACGGCCGCCCCTTCAAGCAGGTCCACCGCTGGGCCCAGGGCACGGGCGCCCATGAGCCCGTACGGATCCTCCGTACGCACCCCAAGGCCGCCGCGGGACACGCCGGACTCCTGGAGTCCGCGCTCACCGCGCACCCGGAACGGCGCGAGATCGCACAGGAGTTGACCGCGCGGGCGCTCTCCTCGCTCTCCTCGATCCACATCAGGGACGCCTGCACCCCGAATCGAACGGATTCGCTCACGCTGGAATCTTTCGTCGCCGAGGGGGGCACGCTCTATGTGGTGGGTGAACCGATCGAGGACCCGCGCACCCGCCCCGGCGCGATGCCTCTGCTCACCGCTCTCACCGCAAGCGTGGTCGAGCACGGCCGCCGCATGGCCGCACGGTCATCCGACGGTCGGCTCGACCCACCAATGACGCTCGTCCTCGACGACGTCGCCGCTGTGGCTCCCCTTCCCCGGCTCCCGGAGCTGCTGGCAGGCGGTCAGGACCAGGGCCTGCCGACCTTGGTCCTGCTCCGCTCCCGGGAGCAGGCCCGCGCGCGCTGGCCGGAGCCGCTCACGCCCGCCTAG
- a CDS encoding GNAT family N-acetyltransferase: MDYLIRTIRADEWERAREIRLAALQDPVAHLAFLETYEVAVARPDAFWQERTEGASESGTRVRQFVAEGPDGSWAGTISVLVERPADEVRFGEPAKIDQTHIVGVYVRPEARGSGVTEALFRAGVEWSWSLPAPEIQRVRLYVHEENARAGAFYRRFGFVATGETVPMPGDETAREVEYEIRRDA, translated from the coding sequence ATGGACTACCTGATACGCACGATCCGCGCCGACGAGTGGGAGCGGGCTCGCGAGATACGGCTCGCCGCCCTGCAGGACCCGGTGGCGCACCTCGCCTTCCTGGAGACGTACGAGGTCGCCGTCGCGCGGCCCGACGCCTTCTGGCAGGAGCGGACGGAGGGGGCGTCCGAGAGTGGGACGCGCGTGCGGCAGTTCGTGGCGGAGGGCCCCGACGGGAGCTGGGCGGGCACCATCTCGGTGCTGGTGGAGCGGCCGGCGGACGAGGTGCGGTTCGGGGAGCCGGCGAAGATCGACCAGACGCACATCGTGGGCGTGTACGTACGGCCGGAGGCGCGCGGCAGCGGGGTGACCGAGGCGCTGTTCCGGGCGGGTGTGGAGTGGTCCTGGTCGCTTCCGGCGCCGGAGATCCAGCGGGTGCGGCTGTACGTGCACGAGGAGAACGCGCGGGCCGGCGCCTTCTACCGGCGGTTCGGGTTCGTGGCGACGGGGGAGACCGTGCCCATGCCGGGGGACGAGACGGCGCGCGAGGTGGAGTACGAGATCCGGCGGGATGCCTAG